A genomic window from Silene latifolia isolate original U9 population chromosome Y, ASM4854445v1, whole genome shotgun sequence includes:
- the LOC141630444 gene encoding uncharacterized protein LOC141630444, producing the protein MTPSMLIAWSAKNKIGFITGDIPRPKTGDTKMRLWDRCNDMVKSWILNGGEREIKESILFCPTAKDMWSDLVERFEQYNNAKHYQEHDQLNQMGQGGDSISVHFTKLKKLWDELRSIFTLPVCKCEAHDQLVKHEENQRVIKFLMGFNDGYNTTRGNILMMTPLPSLNVVYSILIQKEKQRDIVAPSPLNLDVSAMAARVWNGQQRYNGGQKQYYPSNNFRGQGSE; encoded by the coding sequence ATGACCCCATCTATGCTTATCGCCTGGTCGGCTAAGAATAAGATAGGTTTCATCACTGGGGACATACCAAGACCAAAAACAGGGGACACTAAGATGAGGTTATGGGACAGATGCAATGATATGGTTAAGTCTTGGATTTTGAATGGGGGGGAACGAGAGATCAAAGAAAGCATCCTCTTTTGTCCTACTGCCAAAGACATGTGGTCAGATCTGGTAGAGAGGTTTGAGCAATATAACAATGCCAAACATTACCAAGAACATGACCAACTCAATCAGATGGGACAAGGGGGAGACTCAATCTCAGTCCATTTCACCAAACTCAAGAAATTATGGGATGAACTCAGAAGTATATTCACCTTACCGGTCTGCAAATGTGAAGCTCATGACCAATTAGTCAAGCATGAAGAGAATCAGAGGGTTATAAAGTTCCTTATGGGATTCAATGATGGATACAACACCACAAGGGGAAATATACTAATGATGACTCCTCTACCAAGTCTCAATGTAGTCTATTCCATTCTCATTCAGAAGGAAAAGCAGAGAGACATAGTAGCACCAAGCCCTTTGAACTTGGATGTCTCTGCCATGGCAGCAAGAGTATGGAATGGACAGCAGAGATACAATGGAGGACAGAAGCAGTACTATCCATCCAACAACTTCAGGGGTCAAGGGAGCGAGTGA